Proteins encoded together in one Ictidomys tridecemlineatus isolate mIctTri1 chromosome 3, mIctTri1.hap1, whole genome shotgun sequence window:
- the Cryaa gene encoding alpha-crystallin A chain, with the protein MDVTIQHPWFKRALGPFYPSRLFDQFFGEGLFEYDLLPFLSSTISPYYRQSLFRTVLDSGISEVRSDRDKFVILLDVKHFSPEDLTVKVLEDFVEIHGKHNERQDDHGYISREFHRRYRLPSNVDQSALSCSLSADGMLTFSGPKVQSGLDAGHSERAIPVSREEKPSSAPSS; encoded by the exons ATGGACGTCACCATCCAGCACCCCTGGTTCAAGCGTGCGCTGGGACCCTTCTACCCCAGCCGGCTGTTCGACCAGTTCTTCGGTGAGGGCCTCTTCGAGTATGACCTGTTGCCCTTCCTGTCTTCCACCATCAGCCCCTACTACCGCCAGTCCCTCTTCCGCACAGTGCTGGACTCTGGCATCTCCGAG GTCCGATCCGACAGGGACAAGTTCGTCATCCTCCTGGATGTGAAGCACTTCTCTCCCGAGGACCTGACCGTGAAGGTGCTGGAGGACTTCGTGGAGATCCATGGCAAGCACAACGAGCGGCAG GATGACCATGGCTACATTTCCCGGGAGTTCCACCGCCGCTACCGCCTGCCCTCCAACGTGGACCAGTCGGCCCTGTCCTGCTCCCTGTCTGCAGACGGCATGCTGACGTTCTCAGGCCCCAAGGTCCAGTCTGGCCTGGACGCTGGCCACAGCGAGAGAGCCATTCCCGTGTCGCGGGAGGAGAAGCCCAGCTCGGCACCCTCGTCCTAA